CCATCGGCCCCGCGATCAGTTTCTTCACCTCGTCCTGCCGCTTTCCGCAGAACGAGCAGGAGGGAACCTCATTTCCGTCGCCGTAATTCATTGCCATGCCTTCAAGTCTCCGTCTATTTCGTCACCGGCTTCGTCAACACTTCATCGATGATGCCGTAGTTCTTCGCTTCTTCGGCCGACATGTAAAAGTCGCGTTCCGTGTCGGACTGGATTCTCTGCAGGGTCTGCCCTGTGTGTCGCACGAAAATCTCGTTGATGATCTCCCTGATCTTCAGAATCTCGCGTGCCTGAATCTCTATGTCCGTGGCTTGCCCGCGCGCTCCGCCCAGCGGCTGGTGGATGAGAATCCGGGCGTAGGGGAGAGCGTACCGCTTCCCGCTCGCGCCCGCGGCTAACAGAAGCGCTCCCATGCTCGCCGCCTGACCGATACAGATGGTCGATACGTTCGCGCGGATGAATTGCATCGTATCGTAAATCGCCAGGCCGGCCGTCACATAGCCGCCCGGGCTGTTTACATATAAATAGATGTCTTTTTCAGGGTCTTCCGCCTCCAGATACAAAAGCTGGGCGATGATCAGTTGGGCGACCCATTCATCAATCGTCTCCCCAATGAAGATGATGCGATCCTTGAGCAGCCTCGAGATGATATCCCAGCCCTTTTCGCCTCGAGCGTCCTGTTCGACAATGCGAGGTATGATTAACGGCATATTAT
This region of Candidatus Abyssobacteria bacterium SURF_5 genomic DNA includes:
- the clpP gene encoding ATP-dependent Clp endopeptidase proteolytic subunit ClpP, translated to MPLIIPRIVEQDARGEKGWDIISRLLKDRIIFIGETIDEWVAQLIIAQLLYLEAEDPEKDIYLYVNSPGGYVTAGLAIYDTMQFIRANVSTICIGQAASMGALLLAAGASGKRYALPYARILIHQPLGGARGQATDIEIQAREILKIREIINEIFVRHTGQTLQRIQSDTERDFYMSAEEAKNYGIIDEVLTKPVTK